The Amblyomma americanum isolate KBUSLIRL-KWMA chromosome 2, ASM5285725v1, whole genome shotgun sequence genome contains the following window.
tatacctcattatcacaattatttttatgacgcgacacgactgttcttacgtagccgcgcacgtgaaagtgcgtggcgcgaaacgactgcaccatgtgtctgcgcataggcgacttggtgtagagagaggaactcgagtgagacacatagtctcttcgatttggctgcactagcTGCACGAGTTCAGAGAGTGCAGCACTGTCGTACacgttttgccagtgcagcgcGTGCCCTCTGcactttcctcttctttttgTACAAGTGCAGGTCTAGTTCTCAACGAGTTCCCGACTGCGCTGCACTCACTTCGGAGCAAGTGCCAGCCAGTTCACGATGGCGGGTGTTTTTCGAAGTTCGCTGCAGACGACGGTCGAAATAGCTGTCGGCGACATTACGAagacggtgacggctgtccgTAGCAGCGACGGCTCCTGCATTCCTGATGGGAATGGATACCTGTACGAGGGGGCAGGTGAGTGTTGTTCAATGGCTTACTGAAAAAACGTGGTAAGCACGTTTCACGTGGTGCGCGGTTTTGTTTGTCTGCTATGGCTTCAAGCAGTGAACAGCAAAATTTAAATTCTGGATTCTCTTTTACGTGTGCACGAATTGCGCGTACCTGCGCTCGTACTGACCGTCTGAGGAAGCATTTTGGTACTCGCAAGCAAAGTCGCACCACGCTAACGCCACAGACTGGTGCTGTCGAGGGAAATGCACCCTGTGCGATTTCTCGGTCACTTCGCTAAGTTTGCGTGTCTACAGCTCGTTctcattatcttttttttttcttttccagacgGCGAACGCTACGTGCTTGTTTTCGAAGATGAGCACACACCTGCCAGCCAGCCACGTGCTTCCGACGAAAGCGGTATAGGTGCCTCTGCCTCAGCAGAAGCAGTTGCACCTATACCTGCTTCTGCGGAAGCAGATTTAGAACTTTGGAGCGGCGCAAAAACGCGGTTTTTAATCGACAAATATGTTCAATTTAAGGACCTGGTTGGCCAGAAAGGGGGATTCAGGTATGTGTCCATCCCCGATTCTACGCAGCATGCttgcaaacgcaaaaaaaaaatgacaaaaatgcgAGAATTTGTACCGAGCGGTTATTGTATTTGAATGTATTGGCAATAATTGTAATACAAACCAAAGTGCATTTCATATTTCATCCCAGCATGCTTTTGGAAATGCGACCCCTGTTTTTGCCGTTGAGTTTGATAGTTGCTGCAGTACGTGTTTCAGTTCTGGCTTGATTTCTTTAGgacaaaaaaaatgttctggAAAGGTTGGCGAACCT
Protein-coding sequences here:
- the LOC144121782 gene encoding uncharacterized protein LOC144121782, producing MAGVFRSSLQTTVEIAVGDITKTVTAVRSSDGSCIPDGNGYLYEGADGERYVLVFEDEHTPASQPRASDESGIGASASAEAVAPIPASAEADLELWSGAKTRFLIDKYVQFKDLVGQKGGFRYVSIPDSTQHACKRKKKMTKMREFVPSGYCI